GACCATTCCCGCCTCGATCTCCAGCTGGAAGCGACGGGCCGCGCCGCCGTCGCGAGTGAAGATCGCGGTGCCGTTCCCGAAGGGGGAGGCGTTGATGAGCGCCACGCCCTCCTCGTACGTCTCCGCGCGCAGAACGCACAGCACCGGGCCGAAGATCTCGTCACGGTAGGCGTCGGAGTCGGTGGAGACGTGGTCGAGGAGCGACAGGCCGATCCAGTGGCCGTCCTCGAAGCCGTCGACCGTGTGGCCCGTGCCGTCCAGGACGACCTCCGCACCCTGCGCCGCCGCGCCCTTGACGTACGAGGCGACCTTGTCGCGGTGGGCCTTGGTGATCAGCGGGCCCATCTCCGACGCCGGGTCGTTGCCGGGGCCGATCTTGATCTTCTCGGCGCGCTCGCGGATCTTCTGCACCAACTCGTCGGCGATGGAACTGACCGCGACGACCGCGGAGATGGCCATGCAGCGCTCGCCGGCCGAGCCGTACGCCGCCGAGACCGCGGCGTCGGCGGCCGCGTCCAGGTCCGCGTCCGGAAGGACCAGCATGTGGTTCTTCGCGCCGCCGAGCGCCTGGACGCGCTTGTGGTTCGCGGAGGCGGTGGTGTGGATGTAGCGGGCGATCGGGGTGGAGCCGACGAACGAGACCGCGCTGACATCCGGGTGGGCCAGCAGCGCGTCGACCGCGACCTTGTCGCCGTGGACGACATTGAGCACGCCGTCGGGCAGCCCGGCCTCCGAAGCCAGCTCGGCGAGGAGGTTGGCGGCCGACGGGTCCTTCTCGCTCGGCTTCAGCACGAAGGTGTTGCCGCAGGCGATGGCCAGCGGGAACATCCACATCGGCACCATCGCCGGGAAGTTGAACGGCGTGATGCCGGCGACGACACCGAGCGGCTGACGGATCGAGGAGACGTCGACCCGGCTGGATACCTGGGTGGACAGCTCACCCTTGAGCTGGGTGGTGATACCGCAGGCGAGTTCCACGATCTCCAGGCCGCGGGCGACCTCGCCGAGCGCGTCGGAGTGGACCTTGCCGTGCTCGGCGGTGATCAGCGCGGCGATCTCGTCGCGGTGCGCGTCGAGGAGTGCGCGGTAGTGGAAAAGGATCCCGGTGCGCTGCGCGAGCGAGGACGTGCCCCAGGTCGCGTACGCCGACCGCGCCGCAGTGACGGCCGCGTCGACCTCCTCCACCGAGGCCAGGGCGACCTGGGTGGTGACGGCGCCGGTCGCCGGGTCGGTGACCGGGCCCCAGTTGCCTGACGCACCCTCGACGGTCTTGCCACCGATCCAGTGGTTGACGGTCTTCATTTCGTGCTCCTTCAGAGATGGCGGCGTCGGGCGGTGACCTGCCGGTCGTACTCCTTCCGGGCCTCGACCGCCGACGGGCGGGTCGCGGTCTCGGCCACCGGAACATCCCACCACGCCTGCGCCGGAGGCGCGCCCGACACAGTGTCTGCCGTTTCGGTCTCGACGTAGACACATGTGGGAACGTCCGCCTCGCGGGCCCCGGCGAGCGCTTCGTGCAGGTCACGCACCGTCTTGGCCCGGATCACACGCATTCCGAGCGAGGCGGCGTTCGCGGCCAGGTCGACCGGGAGCGGAGCCCCGGTGTACGTACGGTCGGGGGCCCGGTAGCGGTAGGCGGTGCCGAAGCGCTCCGCGCCGACCGACTCGGACAGACCGCCGATCGAGGCGTATCCGTGGTTCTGCAGGATGACGACCTTGATAGGGATGTTCTCCTGAACGGCTGTAACGATTTCGGTGGGATTCATCAGATACGTACCATCGCCGACGAGCGCCCAGACGGGCCG
This portion of the Streptomyces sp. NBC_01750 genome encodes:
- the mmsA gene encoding CoA-acylating methylmalonate-semialdehyde dehydrogenase, producing MKTVNHWIGGKTVEGASGNWGPVTDPATGAVTTQVALASVEEVDAAVTAARSAYATWGTSSLAQRTGILFHYRALLDAHRDEIAALITAEHGKVHSDALGEVARGLEIVELACGITTQLKGELSTQVSSRVDVSSIRQPLGVVAGITPFNFPAMVPMWMFPLAIACGNTFVLKPSEKDPSAANLLAELASEAGLPDGVLNVVHGDKVAVDALLAHPDVSAVSFVGSTPIARYIHTTASANHKRVQALGGAKNHMLVLPDADLDAAADAAVSAAYGSAGERCMAISAVVAVSSIADELVQKIRERAEKIKIGPGNDPASEMGPLITKAHRDKVASYVKGAAAQGAEVVLDGTGHTVDGFEDGHWIGLSLLDHVSTDSDAYRDEIFGPVLCVLRAETYEEGVALINASPFGNGTAIFTRDGGAARRFQLEIEAGMVGVNVPIPVPVGYHSFGGWKDSLFGDHHIYGNDGVHFYTRGKVVTTRWPDPSDAPAGVDLGFPRNH